The Halovivax ruber XH-70 genome includes the window TTCAGAGGCCGTGAACAGGGTATGCTCCCAGGCCGGAAGCGAACCGACGAACGCGTTTCCCAGTATCTCACCGCCAGCGCCGAACGCGAGCAGAGACAGACCCAGCAGGAACCCGCCCTTTGCCCACCGCTCGTACTCGATATCGCCGTATCGTGGCATGCACGTCACTGCTCACAGCAGGCCTATCGATGTTTCGATCCGACTGATTGTACGGGTACCCAGTAGTCAGTGAACGGGCTCGGTCACGCAGAGCGTGGGCGAGGTCGATTCGGAGTGTCGGCTCGACGACGACTCGGCGGTGAGCCGATTCGAAAACAGTCGACGCTGAAAGGTTGGTTATTCCTCGACGATCTCGGGTTTCAACGCGTTCACCTGGTCGAAGATGGTGTCTGCGTGGGCGTCGTCGACACCGTTCTCGACGAGCGCTTCGTGGAGGTACGTAGCCACACGATCGAACGCCTCGTCGGTGATTCCCATCCCTGCGTG containing:
- a CDS encoding DUF7860 family protein encodes the protein MPRYGDIEYERWAKGGFLLGLSLLAFGAGGEILGNAFVGSLPAWEHTLFTASEGVGILVGLVSPLLFGIALPLTE